In one window of Mesorhizobium sp. B2-1-1 DNA:
- the clpA gene encoding ATP-dependent Clp protease ATP-binding subunit ClpA has product MPAFSQGLEKALHQALTLANERHHEYATLEHLLLALIDDTEAAAVMRACNVDLDELKHTVLTYIDTELDNLVTGYDEDSKPTAGFQRVIQRAVIHVQSSGREEVSGANVLVAIFAERESHAAYFLQEQQMTRYDAVNYISHGIAKRPGASETRSPRGADDEQGGANGAEPQEEGGKKKQQQDALTAYCVNLNNKAKAGKIDPLIGRESEINRTIQVLCRRSKNNPLYVGDPGVGKTAIAEGLAKRIVEGDVPEVLHNATIFALDMGTLLAGTRYRGDFEERLKQVVKELEDYPGAVLFIDEIHTVIGAGATSGGAMDASNLLKPALSSGAIRCIGSTTYKEFRQFFEKDRALVRRFQKIDVNEPTIEDAIEIMKGLKPYFEEFHKVRYTTEAIKASVELSARYINDRKLPDKAIDVIDETGASQMLVPEAKRKKTIGIKEIEATIATMARIPPKTVSADDEKVLQGLDIELKRVVYGQDTAITALTSAIKLARAGLREPEKPIGSYLFSGPTGVGKTEVAKQLAASLGVELIRFDMSEYMERHTVSRLIGAPPGYVGFDQGGLLTDGVDQHPHCVLLLDEVEKAHPDLFNILLQVMDHGKLTDHNGKQIDFRNVILIMTTNAGASDAQRAAIGFGSTKREGDDVEAINRLFTPEFRNRLDAIIPFGSLPVPVIHQVVQKFVMQLEAQLSERGVTFDLSPDAIAWLADKGYDERMGARPLGRVIQEHIKKPLADEVLFGKLKKGGTVRVSVEKKETGETGLKLESLADEAPVKPKKEEPEDAPKPRKAVAKKPAAKKAVAQKPEPKGKDGGKRSLVPQLPRKS; this is encoded by the coding sequence ATGCCGGCTTTCTCCCAAGGCCTGGAAAAGGCGCTTCACCAAGCGCTGACGCTCGCCAACGAGCGGCACCATGAATATGCAACCCTTGAACATCTGCTGCTCGCCCTGATCGACGACACCGAGGCGGCCGCCGTCATGCGCGCCTGCAATGTCGATCTCGACGAGTTGAAGCACACTGTTCTCACCTATATCGACACCGAGCTCGACAATCTGGTTACCGGCTATGACGAGGATTCCAAGCCGACCGCCGGCTTCCAGCGCGTCATTCAGCGTGCGGTGATCCATGTGCAGTCGTCCGGCCGCGAAGAGGTCTCCGGCGCCAACGTGCTCGTCGCCATCTTCGCCGAGCGCGAGAGCCATGCCGCCTATTTCCTGCAGGAACAGCAGATGACCCGTTACGACGCGGTCAACTACATCTCGCACGGCATCGCCAAACGTCCGGGCGCGTCGGAGACGCGTTCGCCGCGCGGCGCCGATGACGAGCAGGGTGGCGCGAACGGCGCCGAGCCGCAAGAGGAAGGCGGCAAGAAGAAGCAGCAGCAGGACGCGCTGACCGCTTATTGCGTCAATCTCAACAACAAGGCCAAGGCCGGCAAGATCGATCCGCTGATCGGGCGCGAGTCCGAGATCAACCGCACCATCCAGGTGCTGTGCCGCCGTTCCAAGAACAATCCGCTTTATGTCGGCGATCCCGGCGTCGGCAAGACGGCGATCGCCGAGGGCCTCGCCAAGCGCATCGTCGAGGGTGATGTTCCGGAAGTCTTGCACAACGCCACCATCTTCGCGCTCGACATGGGCACGCTTTTGGCCGGCACGCGCTATCGCGGCGATTTCGAGGAGCGACTGAAGCAGGTCGTCAAGGAGCTCGAGGATTATCCGGGCGCTGTGCTGTTCATCGACGAGATCCACACCGTCATTGGCGCCGGCGCGACGTCGGGCGGCGCCATGGATGCGTCGAACCTGTTGAAGCCGGCACTGTCTTCGGGTGCGATCCGCTGCATCGGTTCGACAACCTACAAGGAGTTCCGCCAGTTCTTTGAGAAGGACCGCGCGCTCGTACGTCGCTTCCAGAAGATCGACGTCAACGAGCCGACCATCGAGGACGCCATCGAGATCATGAAGGGCCTGAAGCCCTATTTCGAGGAGTTCCACAAGGTCCGCTACACGACGGAAGCCATCAAGGCTTCGGTTGAGCTGTCGGCGCGCTACATCAACGACCGCAAGCTGCCGGATAAGGCGATCGACGTGATCGACGAGACCGGCGCCTCGCAGATGCTGGTGCCGGAGGCCAAGCGCAAGAAGACCATCGGCATCAAGGAGATCGAAGCGACGATCGCCACCATGGCGCGCATCCCGCCGAAGACTGTTTCGGCCGATGACGAGAAGGTGCTGCAGGGTCTCGACATCGAGCTGAAGCGCGTCGTCTACGGCCAGGACACTGCGATCACCGCGCTGACCTCGGCGATCAAGCTGGCGCGTGCCGGCCTGCGCGAACCGGAGAAGCCGATCGGCTCCTATCTGTTCTCGGGTCCGACCGGCGTCGGCAAGACCGAAGTCGCCAAGCAATTGGCCGCTTCGCTCGGCGTCGAGCTGATCCGTTTCGACATGTCGGAATATATGGAACGCCACACGGTCTCTCGGTTGATCGGCGCGCCTCCCGGCTATGTCGGTTTCGATCAGGGCGGCCTTTTGACCGACGGCGTCGACCAGCATCCGCATTGCGTGCTGCTGCTGGACGAAGTCGAGAAGGCGCATCCGGACCTGTTCAACATCCTGTTGCAGGTGATGGACCATGGCAAGCTGACCGACCACAACGGCAAGCAGATCGACTTCCGCAATGTGATCCTGATCATGACCACCAATGCGGGCGCGTCGGATGCGCAGCGCGCGGCGATCGGTTTCGGGTCGACCAAGCGCGAAGGCGACGATGTCGAGGCGATCAACCGGCTGTTCACGCCGGAGTTCCGCAATCGTCTCGATGCGATCATCCCGTTCGGCTCGCTGCCGGTGCCGGTTATCCATCAGGTGGTGCAGAAGTTCGTCATGCAACTGGAGGCCCAGCTCTCCGAGCGTGGCGTCACCTTCGACCTGTCGCCGGATGCGATCGCCTGGCTCGCCGACAAGGGCTATGACGAGCGCATGGGTGCGCGTCCGCTCGGCCGCGTCATCCAGGAGCACATCAAGAAGCCGCTGGCAGACGAAGTGCTGTTCGGAAAGCTCAAGAAGGGTGGCACGGTGCGCGTCAGCGTCGAGAAGAAGGAAACCGGCGAGACCGGCCTGAAGCTCGAATCGCTCGCCGACGAGGCACCGGTGAAGCCCAAGAAGGAAGAACCGGAAGACGCCCCCAAGCCGCGCAAGGCAGTGGCCAAGAAGCCGGCGGCCAAGAAGGCCGTCGCGCAGAAGCCCGAGCCCAAGGGCAAGGACGGTGGCAAGCGCAGCCTGGTGCCGCAACTGCCGCGCAAGAGCTGA
- a CDS encoding chloramphenicol phosphotransferase CPT family protein codes for MSGPGQIIILNGAPRSGKSSIVQAVQESFEGPWMNLGVDTYEQVTPLRCRPGIGLRPGGERPDIEGLVPRFYAALYESIAAHSRVGLNVVADLGHHDSYSRPLDCLVDCARRLAGLPVLFVGVRCPIEIIMQRRADSPAGRGYVIGSPDDPVPLAVRLWQEEVHRPGVYDLEVDTSLLTPAQCADAIRGRLRQNVEPPTAFERLLAFSANKLS; via the coding sequence ATGTCCGGACCAGGCCAGATCATCATCCTCAACGGCGCACCGCGATCGGGGAAATCGAGCATCGTCCAGGCAGTTCAGGAGAGCTTCGAGGGCCCATGGATGAACCTGGGGGTCGACACCTATGAGCAGGTCACGCCGCTGCGCTGTCGCCCGGGGATAGGTTTGCGGCCCGGCGGCGAGCGCCCGGATATCGAGGGTCTCGTGCCGAGGTTCTACGCCGCGCTCTACGAATCGATCGCCGCCCACAGCCGAGTGGGGTTGAATGTCGTGGCCGATCTCGGTCATCACGACAGCTATTCGCGACCCCTTGATTGCCTTGTCGATTGCGCCCGGCGCCTCGCAGGCCTGCCGGTTCTGTTTGTCGGTGTCCGCTGCCCGATCGAAATCATCATGCAGAGGCGCGCCGACAGTCCGGCGGGGAGGGGATATGTGATCGGGTCGCCTGATGATCCTGTACCGTTGGCGGTGCGCCTGTGGCAGGAGGAGGTACACCGGCCTGGCGTATATGATCTGGAAGTGGACACATCGCTTCTGACGCCGGCACAATGTGCGGATGCGATCCGCGGGCGGCTCAGGCAAAATGTAGAGCCTCCGACGGCGTTTGAGAGGCTTTTGGCGTTCTCCGCAAACAAGCTGTCCTGA
- a CDS encoding GNAT family N-acetyltransferase — protein MDQGDDGDGQTVDAEYAIRIAAGIGAFTCEEWDGLAGTTRSDAENGYNPLVSYAFLSALEDSGCAVRRTGWQGHHLRLENGQGTLLGAVPCYLKSHSQGEYVFDHGWSDAFERAGGRYYPKLQCSVPFTPVTGPRLLVSRGQHSGTVKAGLAEGLKAVTERLGVSSAHVTFAQGSDVDVLEAAGFLHRTDQQFHFVNEGFSTYDDFLATLASRKRKAMKKERREALADGISIDWLTGKDLTERAWDDFFAFYMDTGSRKWGRPYLNREFFSLIGERMAEDILLVMARRNGRYIAGAINFIGSDALYGRNWGCIEDHPFLHFEVCYHQAIDFAIERKLKVVEAGAQGEHKLARGYRPVIMHSAHYIAHPGLRNAVADYLRRERREVERMGEYLEEHTPFRKDLEE, from the coding sequence ATGGATCAGGGCGACGACGGCGACGGGCAAACGGTTGATGCGGAGTATGCGATCCGCATTGCGGCGGGCATCGGCGCCTTCACCTGCGAAGAGTGGGACGGTTTAGCCGGGACCACGCGCAGTGATGCCGAAAACGGTTATAACCCCCTCGTTTCATATGCTTTCCTGAGCGCACTCGAGGATTCCGGCTGCGCCGTGCGGCGCACTGGCTGGCAAGGTCATCATCTCAGGCTGGAGAATGGTCAAGGCACGCTGCTCGGCGCGGTCCCCTGCTATCTCAAATCACACAGCCAGGGCGAATATGTGTTCGATCACGGCTGGTCGGATGCCTTCGAGCGCGCCGGCGGCCGTTACTATCCCAAACTGCAATGCTCGGTACCGTTCACGCCGGTCACCGGCCCTCGCCTGCTGGTGAGCAGGGGCCAGCATTCCGGCACCGTCAAGGCCGGGCTCGCCGAGGGATTGAAGGCGGTGACGGAAAGGCTCGGCGTCTCTTCCGCGCATGTCACCTTCGCGCAGGGGAGCGACGTGGACGTGCTGGAGGCGGCGGGCTTCCTGCATCGCACCGACCAGCAGTTCCACTTCGTCAACGAGGGCTTCTCGACCTATGACGATTTCCTCGCCACGCTCGCCTCCCGCAAGCGCAAGGCCATGAAGAAGGAGCGCCGCGAGGCGCTTGCCGACGGCATCTCCATCGACTGGCTTACCGGCAAGGACCTTACAGAACGGGCCTGGGACGATTTCTTCGCCTTCTACATGGACACCGGCAGCCGCAAATGGGGCAGGCCCTATCTGAACCGCGAATTCTTCTCGCTGATCGGCGAGCGCATGGCCGAGGACATCCTGCTGGTGATGGCCAGGCGCAACGGCCGCTACATTGCCGGCGCTATCAACTTCATCGGCTCGGATGCGCTCTACGGCCGCAACTGGGGCTGCATCGAGGATCATCCGTTCCTGCATTTCGAGGTCTGCTATCACCAGGCCATCGACTTCGCCATCGAACGCAAGCTGAAGGTGGTCGAGGCGGGCGCACAGGGCGAACACAAGCTGGCGCGAGGCTACCGGCCGGTGATCATGCATTCCGCGCATTACATCGCCCATCCCGGCCTGCGCAACGCCGTCGCCGATTATCTCAGGCGCGAACGGCGCGAGGTTGAACGCATGGGCGAATACCTGGAAGAGCACACACCGTTCCGCAAAGATCTCGAGGAGTAG
- a CDS encoding glycerophosphodiester phosphodiesterase codes for MTDLSWLIARPVAHRGFHDMNKTRWENTLSAFAAAAERGYAIECDVHLSSDGVPVIIHDGDLQRLTGHDGFVWQRTAAELAALKVGGTSDHVPTLREALDLIDGRVPLVVELKGVAGYDNGLVASVGRLLKRYKGKVAIMSFDHWLIRDFARDAPGIPAGLTAYGKDDRLIEAHFAMLAHQIAFTSYAAGDLPNPFVSFVRERLKMPVITWTVHDQPAVDLTFKYADQMTFEGFEPDLVKVT; via the coding sequence ATGACCGACCTTTCCTGGCTGATTGCCCGGCCTGTCGCCCATCGCGGCTTTCACGACATGAACAAGACGCGCTGGGAAAACACCCTCTCCGCCTTTGCCGCCGCGGCCGAACGCGGCTATGCCATCGAATGCGACGTGCACCTGTCGTCGGACGGAGTTCCCGTCATTATCCATGATGGCGACTTGCAGCGGCTGACTGGGCACGACGGTTTCGTCTGGCAGCGCACGGCGGCCGAACTGGCAGCGCTCAAGGTCGGCGGCACGTCTGATCATGTGCCGACGCTGCGCGAGGCGCTCGATCTGATCGACGGGCGGGTGCCGCTGGTGGTCGAACTAAAAGGCGTGGCTGGATACGACAATGGCCTTGTGGCGAGCGTCGGTAGGCTGCTCAAGCGCTACAAGGGCAAGGTGGCGATCATGTCGTTCGACCACTGGCTGATCCGCGATTTCGCCAGGGATGCGCCGGGCATCCCGGCTGGATTGACCGCCTATGGCAAGGACGACAGGCTGATCGAAGCGCATTTCGCCATGCTGGCGCATCAGATCGCCTTCACCTCCTACGCAGCGGGCGACCTGCCGAATCCATTCGTCAGCTTTGTGCGTGAACGGCTCAAAATGCCGGTCATCACCTGGACGGTGCATGACCAGCCGGCGGTCGACCTTACATTCAAATATGCGGACCAGATGACGTTCGAAGGGTTCGAGCCCGATCTGGTCAAGGTCACTTGA
- a CDS encoding RidA family protein, with the protein MSETIEKRLNDLGVTIPAAAAPAANYVPHCRTGNLLFTAGQLPLKDGKLQASGLLGRDVDTATGKEAAKYCAINILAQAKAALGDLEKIRRLVKITVFVASAPDFVEQHLVANGASDFLVAALGDRGKHARSAVGTASLPLNAAVEIEAIFEVE; encoded by the coding sequence ATGAGTGAAACAATCGAAAAGCGGCTAAACGACCTCGGGGTCACCATTCCCGCGGCCGCGGCGCCTGCCGCCAACTACGTGCCGCATTGCAGGACCGGAAACCTGCTTTTCACCGCCGGACAATTGCCGCTCAAGGACGGCAAGCTGCAGGCGAGCGGACTGCTTGGCCGCGACGTCGACACAGCAACCGGCAAGGAAGCGGCAAAATACTGCGCGATCAACATCCTGGCGCAAGCCAAGGCGGCACTTGGCGATCTCGAGAAGATACGCCGGCTCGTCAAAATCACCGTCTTCGTCGCCTCGGCGCCGGATTTCGTCGAGCAGCATCTGGTCGCCAACGGCGCCTCCGATTTCCTGGTGGCGGCGCTCGGCGACCGCGGCAAGCACGCCCGTTCCGCTGTCGGCACGGCTTCGCTGCCGCTTAATGCCGCGGTGGAAATCGAAGCGATCTTCGAAGTCGAATGA
- a CDS encoding cell envelope integrity EipB family protein has product MRATRLAFHAVLLPAVFSIGPAFAVPALQAHRAVYDLTLKKADDRSGITGITGRMVYEFNGSACEGYTVKFRFVTQIATSDNTKLTDQQTTTFEDAEGKTFSFVTKSFVDQNLDKEVKGVATKETKGLKVDIDKPEKNSLELAATQFPTQHLVELIDKAEKGENFYQTNLFDGSEDANKVMSTTVVVGKRTDADKADPEAPALAKLATDKYWPVDIAYFDDSAKNGEETPEYRISFKLHENGITRDLTMDYGDFSMTGKLVNLSLFDQTKACPTK; this is encoded by the coding sequence ATGCGCGCAACGCGCCTTGCATTCCATGCCGTCCTGTTGCCGGCGGTCTTTTCGATAGGTCCCGCTTTCGCCGTGCCGGCGCTGCAGGCGCATCGCGCCGTCTACGACCTTACCCTCAAGAAGGCGGACGACCGCTCCGGGATCACCGGCATTACCGGTCGCATGGTCTACGAATTCAACGGCTCGGCCTGCGAGGGGTATACGGTGAAATTTCGCTTCGTCACCCAGATCGCCACCAGCGACAATACCAAGCTGACCGACCAGCAAACGACGACGTTCGAGGATGCCGAAGGCAAGACCTTCTCGTTCGTGACCAAATCCTTCGTCGATCAGAACCTCGACAAGGAGGTCAAGGGCGTCGCCACGAAGGAAACGAAAGGGCTGAAGGTCGATATCGACAAGCCCGAGAAGAACAGCCTGGAACTTGCCGCCACCCAGTTTCCGACCCAGCACCTGGTCGAATTGATCGACAAGGCCGAGAAGGGTGAAAACTTCTATCAAACCAATCTGTTCGACGGTTCCGAGGACGCCAACAAGGTGATGTCCACCACCGTCGTCGTCGGCAAGAGGACCGATGCCGACAAGGCCGATCCGGAAGCGCCGGCGCTGGCCAAGCTTGCCACCGACAAATACTGGCCGGTCGACATCGCCTATTTCGACGACAGTGCCAAGAACGGAGAAGAGACGCCGGAATACCGGATCAGCTTCAAGCTGCACGAGAACGGCATCACCCGCGATCTAACCATGGACTATGGCGATTTCTCCATGACCGGCAAGCTGGTCAATCTGTCGCTTTTCGACCAGACGAAGGCCTGCCCGACGAAATAA
- a CDS encoding DUF4031 domain-containing protein, whose product MAVYVDAAIWKWVGHRWCHLMADDTDELHRFAAQLGIKRSSYQGPPKTSAPHYDITGFERDRAVRLGAIECNREEIVAIFRRVRVPKGKIKC is encoded by the coding sequence ATGGCGGTCTATGTCGACGCGGCGATCTGGAAATGGGTTGGCCATCGCTGGTGCCATCTGATGGCCGACGACACCGATGAACTGCATCGTTTCGCCGCGCAACTCGGCATCAAGCGCTCATCCTACCAGGGGCCGCCGAAGACATCGGCGCCGCATTATGACATAACCGGTTTCGAGCGCGACCGCGCGGTGCGGCTCGGTGCCATCGAGTGCAATCGTGAAGAGATCGTCGCGATCTTCCGGCGGGTGAGGGTGCCAAAGGGTAAGATAAAGTGTTGA
- the rpsB gene encoding 30S ribosomal protein S2: MALPDFSMRQLLEAGIHFGHQTHRWNPKMAPYIYGARNNIHIIDLSQTVPLLHQALKQVSDTVAKGGRVLFVGTKRQASDIVADAAQRSAQYYVNSRWLGGMLTNWKTISNSIQRLRKLDEMLAGEAQGLTKKERLNLDREREKLDKALGGIKDMGSTPDLMFVIDTNKEAIAILEAKRLGIPVVAIIDSNCDPDKIDFPIPGNDDAARAIQLYCDLIAKAAIDGIARQQGALGVDIGASVEAPVEPVLGETPAAETPEA, from the coding sequence ATGGCTCTGCCTGATTTCAGCATGCGCCAGCTTTTGGAAGCTGGCATTCACTTCGGCCACCAGACCCACCGCTGGAACCCGAAGATGGCGCCCTATATCTACGGCGCCCGCAACAACATCCACATCATCGACCTCAGCCAAACGGTGCCGTTGCTGCACCAGGCGCTGAAGCAGGTTTCCGACACCGTCGCCAAGGGCGGCCGCGTGCTGTTCGTCGGCACCAAGCGCCAGGCGTCCGACATCGTCGCCGATGCCGCGCAGCGTTCGGCCCAGTACTATGTCAACTCGCGTTGGCTGGGCGGCATGCTGACCAACTGGAAGACGATCTCGAACTCGATCCAGCGCCTGCGCAAGCTCGACGAGATGCTGGCCGGCGAGGCGCAAGGGTTGACCAAGAAGGAGCGTCTCAATCTCGACCGCGAGCGCGAGAAGCTCGACAAGGCTCTCGGCGGCATCAAGGACATGGGCTCGACGCCCGACCTGATGTTCGTGATCGACACCAACAAGGAAGCGATCGCCATCCTCGAGGCCAAGCGCCTTGGCATTCCGGTCGTCGCCATCATCGACTCGAACTGCGATCCGGACAAGATCGACTTCCCGATCCCCGGCAATGACGACGCCGCGCGCGCCATCCAGCTCTATTGCGACCTCATCGCGAAGGCTGCCATCGACGGCATCGCCCGCCAGCAGGGCGCGCTGGGTGTCGACATCGGCGCTTCGGTGGAAGCTCCGGTCGAGCCGGTGCTCGGCGAAACTCCGGCGGCGGAAACTCCGGAAGCGTGA
- the tsf gene encoding translation elongation factor Ts, with translation MSISAAQVKELRDLTGAGMMDCKAALNETNGNMEEAVDWLRKKGISKADKKAGRTAAEGLIGVDSGVREAAVVEVNSETDFVARNAAFQEIVANVAKVALAYGTSEAVAAAKYPGSDKSVTDTIKDAVGTIGENMGFRRSAKLTVPHGAVATYVHNAVADGLGKLGVLVAIETTGNEHAANAFARQVAMHVAATNPMALTTEELDPAAVEREKAIFADQARQSGKPEAIIEKMVEGRLRKFYEEVVLLKQAFVLNPDITVEKALKDAEKEIGAPAKISAYLRFALGEGIEKEATDFAAEVAAAVKK, from the coding sequence ATGAGCATTTCGGCTGCACAGGTCAAAGAACTCCGCGACTTGACCGGCGCGGGCATGATGGACTGCAAGGCGGCGTTGAACGAGACCAACGGCAACATGGAAGAAGCCGTCGACTGGCTGCGCAAGAAGGGTATCTCCAAGGCCGACAAGAAGGCAGGCCGCACCGCGGCCGAGGGCCTGATCGGCGTCGATTCCGGCGTGCGCGAGGCCGCGGTCGTCGAGGTCAATTCCGAGACCGACTTCGTAGCCCGCAACGCCGCCTTCCAGGAGATCGTCGCCAACGTCGCCAAGGTGGCGCTGGCCTATGGCACGAGCGAGGCCGTGGCTGCCGCGAAGTACCCGGGTTCGGACAAGTCGGTCACCGACACCATCAAGGACGCCGTCGGTACCATCGGCGAGAACATGGGCTTCCGCCGTTCGGCCAAGCTCACCGTTCCGCACGGCGCCGTCGCGACCTATGTTCACAACGCGGTTGCCGACGGCCTTGGCAAGCTCGGCGTCCTGGTCGCTATCGAGACCACGGGCAACGAGCACGCGGCCAATGCATTCGCCCGCCAGGTCGCCATGCATGTCGCCGCCACCAACCCGATGGCGCTGACCACCGAGGAACTCGATCCCGCGGCAGTCGAGCGCGAGAAGGCGATCTTCGCCGACCAGGCGCGCCAGTCCGGCAAGCCGGAGGCGATCATCGAGAAGATGGTCGAGGGCCGCCTGCGCAAGTTCTACGAGGAAGTCGTGCTTCTGAAGCAGGCCTTCGTGCTCAATCCCGACATCACCGTCGAGAAGGCGCTGAAGGATGCCGAGAAGGAGATCGGCGCTCCGGCCAAGATCTCGGCCTATCTGCGTTTCGCGCTCGGCGAAGGCATCGAGAAGGAAGCGACCGATTTCGCGGCGGAAGTCGCGGCGGCGGTCAAGAAATAG
- a CDS encoding LysR family transcriptional regulator, whose protein sequence is MDRDLLTHLPVIVAVARRGGFALAAAELGMSPSAVSHAVRLVEERIGQPLFARTTRSVSLTEAGKALVETAGPALQDIAERMDRIRGVKGRPSGLLRINASNIAIPLAVTPVIAAMADRYPDVTVEVFADQALVDIVGEGFDAGIRLGEMIAQDMTAIRLTQPFKAVLVASPDYIGKRGRPRDVADLANHNCIGYRLVRSGALYRWDLNDNGKEVVVETRGTAVVTDSLAAIDLALAGVGLAYVFEPLVRVDLAAGRLVQILPKTTIEEPGLFLYFPRRASMAPKLRAFIDTAQEIGRASMRTPGRVA, encoded by the coding sequence ATGGACCGGGACCTGCTTACCCACCTGCCCGTCATCGTTGCCGTGGCGCGACGCGGCGGCTTCGCGCTTGCCGCGGCCGAGCTCGGCATGAGCCCGTCGGCGGTCAGCCATGCGGTGCGGCTGGTGGAAGAACGCATCGGCCAGCCGCTGTTTGCGCGCACGACACGTAGCGTCTCGCTGACAGAAGCCGGCAAGGCATTGGTGGAGACAGCGGGCCCTGCCCTTCAGGACATCGCGGAGCGGATGGACCGCATCCGCGGCGTCAAGGGACGGCCTTCCGGTCTGCTCAGGATCAATGCCTCCAACATCGCGATCCCTTTGGCGGTGACGCCTGTGATCGCAGCCATGGCCGATCGCTATCCGGATGTGACGGTCGAGGTTTTCGCCGATCAAGCCCTGGTCGATATCGTCGGGGAAGGTTTTGACGCCGGCATCAGGCTGGGCGAGATGATCGCGCAGGACATGACCGCCATACGGCTGACGCAGCCTTTCAAGGCCGTGCTGGTCGCCTCGCCGGACTATATCGGAAAGCGCGGCCGTCCACGCGACGTGGCCGACCTCGCGAACCATAATTGCATAGGCTACAGGCTTGTCCGCTCCGGCGCGCTCTATCGTTGGGATTTGAACGACAACGGCAAGGAGGTCGTGGTCGAGACGCGTGGCACGGCCGTCGTGACCGATTCGCTGGCGGCGATCGATCTTGCGCTTGCAGGGGTCGGGCTCGCCTATGTGTTCGAGCCGCTGGTGCGCGTCGATCTTGCCGCAGGACGCCTCGTCCAGATCCTGCCAAAGACGACAATCGAGGAACCCGGCCTTTTCCTTTACTTTCCGCGCCGGGCGTCGATGGCGCCGAAGCTGAGGGCCTTCATCGACACCGCACAAGAAATCGGCCGGGCATCCATGCGGACACCCGGCCGAGTTGCCTGA
- a CDS encoding nuclear transport factor 2 family protein, which produces MNALKHVTFAAGLALAPIDAGGAEPAEWQALADERAVIRIADAIDRAVDAQDWKLARSYFADRVTADFSSLSGQPAANIASDELIGAWAGNLKGGKTSLHLRTNHQVVLEADTATVLSNGYAWNRMEGNGEPLWEVWGTYEHHLTRSGAGWKVDGFTFRVTHERGNPWVKTTPGQ; this is translated from the coding sequence ATGAATGCTTTGAAACACGTGACCTTCGCCGCGGGACTGGCGCTGGCGCCGATCGATGCCGGCGGAGCCGAACCGGCGGAGTGGCAGGCGCTTGCCGACGAGCGCGCGGTCATCCGCATCGCCGATGCCATCGACCGCGCCGTCGATGCACAGGACTGGAAACTTGCCCGCAGCTATTTCGCGGATCGGGTTACCGCGGATTTCAGCAGCCTGTCCGGACAGCCGGCGGCCAACATTGCCTCCGATGAGCTGATCGGCGCCTGGGCCGGCAACCTCAAGGGCGGCAAGACCAGCCTGCATCTGCGCACCAATCACCAAGTCGTTCTCGAAGCGGACACGGCGACCGTCCTGTCGAACGGCTATGCCTGGAACCGGATGGAAGGCAATGGCGAGCCGCTTTGGGAAGTCTGGGGCACATATGAGCACCACCTGACCCGCTCCGGCGCGGGTTGGAAGGTCGACGGCTTCACCTTCCGCGTGACCCATGAGCGCGGCAATCCCTGGGTCAAGACGACACCCGGCCAATAA